TATGGCGGGATTATCTCAAGACACGATTCCTACTGATCTCCCTGAAAATACTATTCTAGTCGCTAAAGATTTAACCCCTTCTGATACCGCAAAACTCAATCCTGCATTTGTTAAAGGCATCTGCACCACATTAGGTGGGGCATCGAGCCACAGTGCTATTTTGGCAAGAGCAATGGGCATTGCTGCTATGGCTGGCGTTGAAGCTAAGATCATGTCCTTGCACGGTACCGAGGTATTACTCGACACCGCTAAAGGCTACCTATTATTGTCGCCAACCGAAGCTGAAATGACTGAATTGAACGTCATTAAAGATGCTGCGGAAGAACAAAAAGCCTTAGCTTTTGCGCAAAAAGATGAAACAGCCGTGACCTTGGATGGAGTACGGTTTGAAATCGCCGGTAATATTGCCAAAGTCAGCGATGCCCAGAAATTAGTCGACATGGGTGGTGAAGCCGTTGGCTTATTACGCTCAGAGTTTCTATATCAAGATCAATCTGTTGCTCCTTCAGAAGATGAACAGGAGCAAGTCTATCGTGCGGTACTGCAGACCTTAGGCCAGCGACCATTGGTGGTGCGCACGTTAGATGTCGGCGGTGATAAGCCCTTAGCGTATTTACCTTTGCCTAAAGAGGATAACCCATTCCTTGGAGAGCGAGGGATCCGGGTTGGTTTAGATAAACCGGCAGTATTACGCCAACAAGTACGAGCCTTATTGAAAGCGGCCGATGCAGGTAACTTACGCATTATGTTCCCTATGGTGGCGTCTTTGTTCGAGCTTAAGTTAGCCAAACAAGTGGTAAAAGAAGAAGCCGAAAAATTGGCGATTGATATCAGTGGTATTCAGATTGGTATCATGATTGAAGTGCCATCAGCTGCTGTAATGGCAGATGTATTAGCTGAGCATGTTGACTTTTTCTCTATCGGTACCAACGATTTAACTCAATATACTTTAGCGATTGATCGTGGTCACCCAAAGTTGGCTGCCATTGCTGATGGCTTACACCCAGCAGTATTACGCCTTATCGATATGACCGTTAAAGCCGCGCACGCCAAAGGTAAGTGGGCTGGTATTTGTGGTGGCTTGGCTGGCGAAAAAGATGCAGTGCCGATATTGGTTGGTTTAGGCATTGATGAATTGTCCGTGAGTGTGCCTTCGATCCCTGAAGTGAAACATCAAGTACGTCATCTAAATCAGCAAGCTTGTCAGCTTATCGCTGCTAAAGCGATGAGCTGCGCAGATGCCAAAGATGTTCGAGCATTAATGCGAGATCCTAATACGCTAATAGCTGTTAAAGGCGAGATCTAAAAAGCGTTGATCACTTGGTTATCTATTGAAATTTCTAAGGTTGTATTATGACATCTAAAACAATAAAAACAGCTAAGCCGAAGAAGGCCATGATGAGTGGCGCATTTTCGGTGTTACAAAAAGTGGGTAAATCGGTTATGTTGCCGGTTTCTGTATTACCTGTCGCGGGTATTCTGTTAGGTGTTGGGAGCGCAGGTTTTAGCGTATTACCCGATATCGTCAATGTGTTAATGGTCCAAGCGGGGGAAGCTATCTTTGGCAACATGGGATTACTTTTCGCCATAGGTATTGCGTTAGGTTTTGCTAAAAATGATGGTGTGGCTGCTATGGCGGCATTGGTTGGATACGCCATCATGGTTAGAACCATTGGTGTACTTGAACCAGGCACAGATGTCGGGGTGTTTGGCGGTATGATTGCAGGTGCAATTGCGGCTTCGACATTTAACCGCTTCTTTAAAATTCAATTGCCTTCTTATCTGGGTTTCTTCTCTGGTAAACGAAGTGTACCTATTATTACCGGTTTTGGAGCGATTTTTGCTGGCGTTATCTTATCGTTTATTTGGCCTCCGATAGGCAATGCTATTGCTGCATTTTCTCATTGGGCGGCATATCAAAACCCAACATTAGCCTTTGGTATTTACGGTGTGGTAGAACGCTCGTTAATTCCAGCTGGTTTGCACCATGTATGGAACGTGCCTTTCTTCTTCGAAGCGGGTAATTGTGTTGACAGTTTAGGTAAACCGGCAACCGGCGTACTGACATGTTATTTGCAAGCAGACGATGCTAGCCGAGCTGCGGGTAATGGTTTTGGTCAATTAGCCGGCGGTTACTTATTTAAAATGTTTGGTTTACCAGCTGCTGCAATGGCGATTTGGCATACTGCGCGCCCAGAAAATAGAGTGATGGTCGGCAGTATCATGATTTCGGCGGCGTTAACTGCATTCTTAACCGGGATCACTGAACCTATTGAGTTTGCTTTCTTATTTGCGGCACCGTTACTGTATGTTGTGCATGCATTAATGGCTGGT
The Shewanella vesiculosa DNA segment above includes these coding regions:
- the ptsP gene encoding phosphoenolpyruvate--protein phosphotransferase: MNKKTSTTIQLLAPFTGVCCPLSQVPDAAFSQKMVGDGLAIDPIENILHAPCDATISQIHPSKHAVTLLTATGIEILVHIGVDTVKLKGEGFKALVKVGDVVKAKTPLIELDLDKVGCSVKSLRTVILLTDMTRIINLTPTMEKCVNAGDLLFSAELAAAGEALTKSDDMISSDPIVVINPTGIHARPAAAIVTAIKSFECDVMIEKAGKQVNARSVVGLMGLDIAFGEQIVILAKGKDQQAAIAALAEAISSGLGEEGADASQVTNKVKSDFDPFSEPSLLLQTSQDPRQLIGVEASPGQVRGRLYVINAEVPKFDTFADDAQVEQNILDDAMKIADATLAELVEELQRKNMGQKADIFVAHQELMSDPDLYDDCIIELQQGKSAPYAWSKSICRQADKLAGMDNPLLAGRATDLMDVGNRVSRIMAGLSQDTIPTDLPENTILVAKDLTPSDTAKLNPAFVKGICTTLGGASSHSAILARAMGIAAMAGVEAKIMSLHGTEVLLDTAKGYLLLSPTEAEMTELNVIKDAAEEQKALAFAQKDETAVTLDGVRFEIAGNIAKVSDAQKLVDMGGEAVGLLRSEFLYQDQSVAPSEDEQEQVYRAVLQTLGQRPLVVRTLDVGGDKPLAYLPLPKEDNPFLGERGIRVGLDKPAVLRQQVRALLKAADAGNLRIMFPMVASLFELKLAKQVVKEEAEKLAIDISGIQIGIMIEVPSAAVMADVLAEHVDFFSIGTNDLTQYTLAIDRGHPKLAAIADGLHPAVLRLIDMTVKAAHAKGKWAGICGGLAGEKDAVPILVGLGIDELSVSVPSIPEVKHQVRHLNQQACQLIAAKAMSCADAKDVRALMRDPNTLIAVKGEI
- the ptsG gene encoding PTS glucose transporter subunit IIBC; the protein is MTSKTIKTAKPKKAMMSGAFSVLQKVGKSVMLPVSVLPVAGILLGVGSAGFSVLPDIVNVLMVQAGEAIFGNMGLLFAIGIALGFAKNDGVAAMAALVGYAIMVRTIGVLEPGTDVGVFGGMIAGAIAASTFNRFFKIQLPSYLGFFSGKRSVPIITGFGAIFAGVILSFIWPPIGNAIAAFSHWAAYQNPTLAFGIYGVVERSLIPAGLHHVWNVPFFFEAGNCVDSLGKPATGVLTCYLQADDASRAAGNGFGQLAGGYLFKMFGLPAAAMAIWHTARPENRVMVGSIMISAALTAFLTGITEPIEFAFLFAAPLLYVVHALMAGFAYVLVNMLGVVHGTSFSHGLIDFLVLSGHSQKIWLLVVLGLIYAVLYYMVFRFLILKFDLKTPGRMDIELEVVSTQGTERARNFIEAFGGPENLTNVDSCITRLRMDVVDTSKVDQARLKQLGASGVLISGNAVQAIVGTIAEVSRTEIDEMLASGGYVVAGPVASTETDAVNITSSDRQQALAIQPLLGEVSSCRAIADNRLRLEVKDASQLDKTALQAQGIEAILVLNPNLVHLIFSANTAGIANVLNETFAD